The window ACATCCTTTGTTTTAAATTTCTTACAGAATGGACAGTACTATAGAAATTCTAGCGAAAAGTTAGCAAGAATTTCAACCTCTTGGAATATTTACTTTGAGTATATCTCTTTTATTTGATTCCTGCATTTTGTTCACGGCCTAATCGAACGACTATTTCTGTATTTTCTTATGATTTTTAATCCCTTATTATTTTACATGTGCATTCCAATTAACAATTCATTCGTTCcaaaacaattatcaaaactATTATGATCGACTCATCTCATGGGTCCCAAAGGCCACGATAACGTAGGCCTATATTCGGCCCCATGTCATGCAGTTCAGCCCATAATCGGTGGGCCCAACAAGGCGGCTAAACTTCCATGCTTCACATGTTcctttatcttattttttttcacatcaaatcatttgatgccaaaaaaaggccaaaattttggcatagttgccaaaatttggcaggatttcttatataggtatcaaaatttgacagcaaactaaatgtagccacttttttttataactttaccaaaatttaataaggttgaaaatagcatcaaaaTGAACAGCCCTATACTACACGATTAGCTAGTTTAGCAGCATTTCAACCACAAAAACTAATTAGCAACTATTACCAGCATGCAAGAATTCCAACACAACATACATCTCCATATTATTCCGAATTAGTTGTTGCTAAATTGTCTCATCACAGTACATTAGCACTTATCAATTTATTATCTTTCCGCAGCTTGCTTTGCAAAGGTCCAAAGACGGATAGCAGATATCGTTTTCAACGAGCATACAACACCAGCAGTCTCTGCATTTCTCTGTGTTCGATCCTTGTGTGCACGGCAGCGACGGTGGCAAATTAATTTTCTCCCCGAACATGTCATCCATGGCACAGCCTATTTgtcaaaagaattttttttaaaaaaaggattagTATATGAAAGGGTAAAATCAGTATAGGCAAAATAGGATTTCAAATTTTGttgaaaaacaaacaaattgaAACACTTACATTGTGCATGGATAGCAAAGCACCCAAGAAGCAGCAGCATTAGTACTGCATAGACATGTCCATTACCGCACTTCACCATGCTAGATTTTACTACTACCCTTACGTACTCTTTGGATATTTAATATGTAAATGATAATCTGATTGCTGGATGCTTTTGCATAGCATATGcggttgtatatatatatatagagagagaggggaggagtggGGTACTGGGGATAAGGTAGATAAAACAGGTACTAGTAATACTTcaattttgtatatatatactctctccggtCTTTTAACATATGACGTTATTATTAAAAATAACGCATATTAATGACAGGAGAGGATAGAATATATAATCTTATATGTGCCTATATTTATGCTATATTTACCTTGTGAATTTATTTGTTTCAGTTAAATATTACGTTATTAAAGTATAACTATTTTGTGTCATATCCTTCCTAACCAGTTATGAAACGACTATGATAATTCGAAATTGAAATCGCCTTAAACTTAATTTTATACTTGTGAGAAAAAGAAGTCCACCCTTAATAATCAACTAGTAGTAAATCCAATGCACTATCAAATCGACGACAGGTGGTTTGAATATGACTAGAGAGGCTTGGTTTGAATATGACTAGAGAGGCTACTAAACACCTATTAGCGCCAAGAGATAAGGTGGAGGATAAATAGAGTAGCTCGAGAGGTTGGGCCTATTGAATTTCCAAAAGCTCATACGGATGGAGTACTTGAGGATTTTCCCAATctcctatagaaaatttaacAAAGAAAAGTGTTTGTAAAGACACATTTTTTTAGTTTGTTTATCCCTATATAATTTCTGTGGCAAATTTCTTAtcacaataaaaaatataattaaagaTGTGTTTTGGAGGACGTGTCGTTGTccaaaacataaaaaatgaattGGAAAGAGCAGCAGCCCTAGTCATATGTTTTTAGATGGGTTGGCTGAAGAAGGGCAACCATTTTGATTAAGGTTAGGAAGGGTTTTCTTACGACGAAGTACTTGACATCGACATAACACTGTTGAGGCTAGTGATGAATCACTAGAGAAACTTAACACTTACATTACCGGAGCTACTTAGAAAAGGATTTGAAAACTCTTGCTCTCTTTGAAAGTAATACTTCATCTTTGATTTCACCAAGGATTTGAAAACCTATTGATTTTTTGATAGATTTGGAGCTTCAAATCTTACAGAAATTTCAACCAATCTATACAAcccattttaaataaaataacaaaaaagacaaatatgccaaaaaatcataaatttagagaaaaaacactgttgaaaaaaaaaatctaatttagATGCACTGTAGCTAAAAAATGTAAGTACATTGTAACAGAGTGTAAGTGCGCTATAACTAAGTGTATAAGTGTAACTgctaaggattttttttttcatctaagaCAGGAGCCCAAAAATCTAACACAAAGGGACATAGCAAAACCGTTTCACCAAATGACTGCCCAAGCGTGCAAGACGGTACCCCTCAAACACGCTGGCATTTCTCTCCTTTCTAAATCGACCAGCAGACCAACATGAAGAACGTGTTGAAGGATTTCCTGTAGTTCATCCGAAaagcaccgccaccaccactcaCCCATGTCGTGTAAGTTGAAAAGGGATATACCCACCCAGGCTTTCAACACTCCAAATTCtgttggtatatatatatatatatatatatatatatatatataaaaacgcAAGAGACGAACAAATGCTTCAATCTTTGTGAGCTGAAGCACATAGATGGCAACTCCGTTGATGTGGCCAATTTCTTTTGAGGAGATTATCGGCTATGAGGCATTTTTTCCCCAACCAGATGAAGAATTTGACATTTGACAGTGCGCTTATCTTCCATATTAGCTAGCTTGCGCAGGCTTGATCTCTCACCTTGCTGTAGACACAGAGAAAGCAACTTTAGTCTATGAGCTTCCACAACACCTGATCATTAATTCTTCCTCTATTTGCAGCTCTATTTGTAGAGGATTCGGAGTTGAGTGAAAGTGGAAGGCCAGACCTAGGCAGGATTAATATCCTATACGAAAACACTTTGACGGTGTCCTCTACTGGTCATAGTATGAATCTAACGATGACTCAAGCTAATCCAACTGTTTGCACAACCATGCATCTTGTTGAATTGCACACAGAGTAGTCAGTTCATCTTAAAATCTTTGGTTTGTTGAGAAGAACGGACAATTCACTCGTACTGGGACTGTTTGACCCATGGTTGATCATCTCAATATCCAAATTAAACAATACAATCCGAAGAATCATCGATGTCAAACACGCCTTTAGCTACTACGCCATCGCTATGTGTTCCGCTATGATCAAACTGCATGAGCCGGTGGAGAACATCACTCATCGGAGGCCTCGACGCCGGCTCCTCACTGGTGCAAACCACGCCGAGCTCGAACACGGCCACCATGTCATCCAGGTAGGAAGGATCCTGAATCTCGCCGTCGACCAAGTCGGCGACCGGGCCACCATTGTTGTACCGCTTCGATGCCCATTTGGCCAAGCAGCTGCCAGACTCCGTGCCACCATCTTGCGGCCCTCGGCCGGTGGCCAGCTCTAGCAGCACCACACCGAAGCTGTATACGTCCACCTTAACGCTTACCTTTGACCTGTATGCGTACTCTGCAATAAGCAAATTAATACACCAAATGTATGCACACCTCAAATTCAGACAGATTATAATGGAACATTATGATATTGTCTATGTGCCCTCTAGTGTAGATTGCGACAAAAATAAATGAGTACTTTAATAAACCCTTTGCTGGAAGTGTTCTAATACAAATAGAAATAGTAGTAGGAATTTTTTAGCCGAAATTGGTCAACTATACCCTATCGCTTCTACttccaataattaattaaggtgaTAAAGATATGAAGACTTCGCTTAAAATACATATAAGTTGAAATCATTTCTACTACAGTAGAGAGCATGATAAAAGTTATATAAATATAGTAGATACCTGGAGCAATGTAGCCAAAGGTGCCACAGACGGCGGAGGCCGATTCCGACTCACCAGACTTGGCAAGGATACGAGCAAGCCCAAAATCAGCGATCTTGGCCCTGAACTCGCGGTCGAGAAGAATGTTGCTACACTTGACATCGCGGTGGATGACCGGCTGCACAAAATCCTCATGCATGTAGCTGAGGCCTCTAGCAACATCAATGGCGATGGCCACCCTTGTCGGCCAGTCCAACGGCCCGCTTTTGCCGGCTCGCTTGTAGCGTTGCAGCCATTGATCCAGGCTCCCGTTCTCCATGTGCTCGTAGACGAGCAGCTTCGTCTCCTGGCTAGAGATGCAGCAGAGCAGGTCGACGATGTTGCTATGCCGGAGGTCACCCAACGTCCTCACCTCCGACTCAAACTCCTTGTCGAGGTTCGTGTCCAGCTTGCTGGTGTTGCCGATCCTCTTCACGGCCACCGTCCTTGGGGTACAGCCACCGCCATGTCGTCCCGCCTTGATGTCGCCGCCAAGGTGGATACGGTACACTTTCCCTGAGCCACCCCTACCAATCACATTGCACTCGCTGATATTGCTGACGATGTCATGCTCGGTGAAATCTATCGTTCTGAATTGTGTCATCTTCCACGACGTGACATCTTGTGGACCTTTCTTGCGCCTGAGGAGGAGAAGCCATCCGGTGATGGCGACACTAGCAAGAGTAATGCAAGGAAGAATGACCAATATGGCTCTTATGCTCAGTGCAAGGTGATCATGGCTCATGCTTTGACTCCAGGGACATGTCCTGATGTGCATGCCGGATTCTGATTGACAACAGAGACTAGGGTTATCCAAGAAGCTGTCCTCGTATGCTAGCGTTTGCAATGCTGCTGGGACCTCACCGGAGAGCTGGTTGGATGAGAGGTTGAGAAAGTTGACATGTAGATCATTGAATTCCTGAGGTATGTGACCAGTGAGCTTGTTGTTCGAAAGGTCAAGAATGTTTAGATCCATTAACCCAAGTACTGCAGGGATCTCTCCGGAAATCTGGTTGCTGCTAAGGTTGAGGGAGGTCAGCTTTGTCAAAGATTGCATAGATGGTGGAATCAAGCCGGACAACCTATTCCCAGCAAGGTCCAGCTCGGTGAGATTAGCGAACCTTGACATGTCATCTGGTAGTGCTCCAGAGAACTGGTTGTTCTCCGCCATGAAGTTCTTcagggcgatggcggcggatgGGAGGGCACCGGAGAACATATTGTTCCCTATCTCAATTCTAGTGATGTTGAATGATATCTCACTCGG of the Oryza sativa Japonica Group chromosome 2, ASM3414082v1 genome contains:
- the LOC4328792 gene encoding receptor-like protein kinase HSL1 isoform X2: MGVLYNCSALQFLDLSNNELTGSLPSNIDKLSLGMQHLNLSSNYFIGDVPSAIARFLKLKSLVLDTNSFNGSYPGASIGGLVELEILTLASNPFMPGPIPNEFSKLTKLTYLWLSWMNLTGDIPDALSALKELILLDLSKNKMQGKIPKWIWKLQKLEMLYLFASNFSGEIGPYISTLNMQELDLSMNKLTGSIPEDIANLKNLRLLYLYYNNLTGSIPKGVSMLPNLTDIRLFNNKLSGPLPPELGKYSELGNFEVSNNNLSGELPDTLCFNKKLYDLVVFNNSFSGVFPMNLGDCDTINNIMAYNNHFVGDFPENIWSFAKLINIMIYNNNFTGNLPSEISFNITRIEIGNNMFSGALPSAAIALKNFMAENNQFSGALPDDMSRFANLTELDLAGNRLSGLIPPSMQSLTKLTSLNLSSNQISGEIPAVLGLMDLNILDLSNNKLTGHIPQEFNDLHVNFLNLSSNQLSGEVPAALQTLAYEDSFLDNPSLCCQSESGMHIRTCPWSQSMSHDHLALSIRAILVILPCITLASVAITGWLLLLRRKKGPQDVTSWKMTQFRTIDFTEHDIVSNISECNVIGRGGSGKVYRIHLGGDIKAGRHGGGCTPRTVAVKRIGNTSKLDTNLDKEFESEVRTLGDLRHSNIVDLLCCISSQETKLLVYEHMENGSLDQWLQRYKRAGKSGPLDWPTRVAIAIDVARGLSYMHEDFVQPVIHRDVKCSNILLDREFRAKIADFGLARILAKSGESESASAVCGTFGYIAPEYAYRSKVSVKVDVYSFGVVLLELATGRGPQDGGTESGSCLAKWASKRYNNGGPVADLVDGEIQDPSYLDDMVAVFELGVVCTSEEPASRPPMSDVLHRLMQFDHSGTHSDGVVAKGVFDIDDSSDCIV
- the LOC4328792 gene encoding receptor-like protein kinase HSL1 isoform X1 — translated: MTNSTDNLLLLLLLFFSGSSAELDDGGELQTLLTIKRHWGRPAAFSSWEVRSSNSFGYCDWVGVACTDGQVTSLSFQSFQIANPIPASICSLKNLKYLDLSYNNLTGDFPTVLYNCSALQFLDLSNNELTGSLPSNIDKLSLGMQHLNLSSNYFIGDVPSAIARFLKLKSLVLDTNSFNGSYPGASIGGLVELEILTLASNPFMPGPIPNEFSKLTKLTYLWLSWMNLTGDIPDALSALKELILLDLSKNKMQGKIPKWIWKLQKLEMLYLFASNFSGEIGPYISTLNMQELDLSMNKLTGSIPEDIANLKNLRLLYLYYNNLTGSIPKGVSMLPNLTDIRLFNNKLSGPLPPELGKYSELGNFEVSNNNLSGELPDTLCFNKKLYDLVVFNNSFSGVFPMNLGDCDTINNIMAYNNHFVGDFPENIWSFAKLINIMIYNNNFTGNLPSEISFNITRIEIGNNMFSGALPSAAIALKNFMAENNQFSGALPDDMSRFANLTELDLAGNRLSGLIPPSMQSLTKLTSLNLSSNQISGEIPAVLGLMDLNILDLSNNKLTGHIPQEFNDLHVNFLNLSSNQLSGEVPAALQTLAYEDSFLDNPSLCCQSESGMHIRTCPWSQSMSHDHLALSIRAILVILPCITLASVAITGWLLLLRRKKGPQDVTSWKMTQFRTIDFTEHDIVSNISECNVIGRGGSGKVYRIHLGGDIKAGRHGGGCTPRTVAVKRIGNTSKLDTNLDKEFESEVRTLGDLRHSNIVDLLCCISSQETKLLVYEHMENGSLDQWLQRYKRAGKSGPLDWPTRVAIAIDVARGLSYMHEDFVQPVIHRDVKCSNILLDREFRAKIADFGLARILAKSGESESASAVCGTFGYIAPEYAYRSKVSVKVDVYSFGVVLLELATGRGPQDGGTESGSCLAKWASKRYNNGGPVADLVDGEIQDPSYLDDMVAVFELGVVCTSEEPASRPPMSDVLHRLMQFDHSGTHSDGVVAKGVFDIDDSSDCIV